One window of Campylobacter lari genomic DNA carries:
- a CDS encoding TlpA family protein disulfide reductase codes for MVTTKSFYCFLALISVFFFSACSNNEFQTLNSSQNYTFKYDGFEKTLKTQNANQAYALFFFTQDCGACNAQIPMLNELYRERNFPILAVLNGAKSKEEAQKILLEKKLNLPLMYEAKASSFLSKAVGGIYGVPVIVFYDEKGKINEKFIGLTPKSVLENKIKFLQ; via the coding sequence ATGGTCACAACTAAAAGCTTCTATTGCTTCTTGGCTTTAATAAGTGTTTTTTTCTTTAGTGCATGCTCAAATAATGAATTTCAAACCTTAAATTCAAGTCAAAACTATACTTTTAAATACGATGGTTTTGAAAAAACCTTAAAAACACAAAATGCAAATCAAGCTTATGCTTTATTTTTTTTCACGCAAGATTGTGGTGCGTGTAATGCACAAATTCCGATGCTAAATGAACTTTATAGAGAAAGAAATTTTCCTATTTTAGCGGTGTTAAATGGAGCTAAATCAAAAGAAGAAGCCCAAAAAATTCTTTTGGAAAAAAAGTTAAATTTACCACTTATGTATGAAGCTAAAGCAAGCTCATTTTTGTCTAAGGCCGTGGGTGGAATTTATGGTGTACCTGTGATAGTTTTTTATGATGAAAAAGGCAAAATAAATGAAAAATTCATCGGACTTACTCCAAAAAGTGTTTTAGAAAATAAAATTAAATTTTTACAATAA